The nucleotide window GATATGGAACCGGCATATTTAGTCGTGGCCGCTGCGGATAAGCGGGAGATCAATCATCAGGTCTATGAATGGTGCTCAGAAGCGGGTATTCTGGTGAATGTGGCGGATAAGAAGGAAGAATGCAGCTTTTATTTCCCGGGGATCGCCAAAAAGGGAAGTCTCGTGGCCGGGATCTGCGCCGGAGGTGAAAATCACAGGCTCGCCAGACAGGCGGCAGAAGAGATTCGGGAATTATGGAAGGAAAAGGCGGGAGTTTAATGGAAGGTAGACGAGTGATCCGTGTGGGAAGCAGGGAGAGCAGGCTGGCGGTGGAACAGACCATGCTGCTTCTGCGGGAAATAGAGGAGCATCATCCGGAGCTTCGGTTTGAGCTGGTGACCATGAAGACCACCGGTGACATCATCTTGGACCGAAGCTTAGATAAGGTGGGTGGAAAAGGGCTTTTTGTCAAAGAGCTGGATAAGGCACTCCGGGAAAAGAAGATTGATTTTTCAGTACACAGCCTGAAGGATATGCCCATGGAACAGCCGGAGGGTATGCCCATCGTGGCTTTATCCCGGCGGGGTGAACCTAGGGATGTCTTGGTTTATCCCGAAGGCGGGAAAACGTGGAAACCGGAGGACGGCAGACCGTTCCGGATCGGGACATCCAGTGAAAGACGCCGCCTTCAGCTGAAAAAGCTGTTTCCGGAGGCGGAATTCCTTTTGATACGGGGAAATGTGCTGACCAGGCTCAGAAAGCTGGATGAAGGCGGATATGACGCCATTGTACTGGCTGCCGCGGGTCTCATCCGTCTGGGGCTTGGAACGCGGATCGATACATATTTAGAGCCGGAACAGGTGATTCCGGCTGCGGGGCAGGCGGTGCTGGCAGTCCAGGGCAGAACGGGTGAAGACTATTCTTATCTGGACTGTATAAATGATGAAGAAGCCTGGCAGACAGCCGGAGCGGAGAGAA belongs to Qiania dongpingensis and includes:
- the hemC gene encoding hydroxymethylbilane synthase, with protein sequence MEGRRVIRVGSRESRLAVEQTMLLLREIEEHHPELRFELVTMKTTGDIILDRSLDKVGGKGLFVKELDKALREKKIDFSVHSLKDMPMEQPEGMPIVALSRRGEPRDVLVYPEGGKTWKPEDGRPFRIGTSSERRRLQLKKLFPEAEFLLIRGNVLTRLRKLDEGGYDAIVLAAAGLIRLGLGTRIDTYLEPEQVIPAAGQAVLAVQGRTGEDYSYLDCINDEEAWQTAGAERSFVKKLNGGCSSPIAAYAEKKGGRLCLRGLFYDEETGRHSAGCIQGRPEEAEKLGADLADMLRLKAADGV
- a CDS encoding precorrin-2 dehydrogenase/sirohydrochlorin ferrochelatase family protein, whose product is MRFPMFVELEGKRVVVAGAGTIGTRRIRVLAEFGASVLVVAPEISDEVRSLWQAGKIQCELRPVEKQDMEPAYLVVAAADKREINHQVYEWCSEAGILVNVADKKEECSFYFPGIAKKGSLVAGICAGGENHRLARQAAEEIRELWKEKAGV